The following are encoded together in the Pseudidiomarina andamanensis genome:
- a CDS encoding efflux RND transporter permease subunit, protein MKFSPQLNDLPSLAIRRPILIVVLNLLIIIAGYAAINGVEVRELPDVDRPIVTVSASFPGAAPETVDTEVTSILEGAAARVSGVKQIRASSEEGSSRIVVEFRPGIDLDSAANEMRETVSQVQRRLPEEVENVAIIKADNDAQAVVSLAVSSTTLDLESLTERVETDLAPNFLSVPGVADVRLNGDRERVLRVILDPLRLASFQLTVTDVANVLRQAPFDVPAGSLKSTDQQLIVRADASSVTVDDVENIVIRDTTRVGDVATVYFGPADANSMVRLDGKPVIGLGIIRQARSNTIEISDEVLALVDRLKLQYPELDIQVTSDDAKFIRSSVEEVFISLALTIALVIVTLWVFIGSGRATIIPALAIPVALIGSIAVIWVLGFSVNILTLLALVLATGLIVDDAIVVSENIQRRRSLGLGARASAVVGTREVFFAVVATTAVLVAVFVPIAFLPSTAGRLFREFGGVLAAAVIISSFVALSLVPALTARLPLKEYSKETVLQRFGGRLRAIYRKTLHFALDKALWVFVGSSIIAGIAGYLYFQVDNELMPTEDRGTIRIFARGPDGVGIDFMDRQAQKMEEILLPYVNGGAVDSINTVVGQWDPNLVFITVRLTDWEEREQSQQDIINEISGPLGEIPGAPARAFGSNSLNLRGQGGGLEFALTGEEYADIFHAAQKFTARLQQELPEVGYPRIGYQPTQPQLRVNIDRKRAEELGVPLNDISTTLRAAINGLDVTDLNIGDQAVPIMLQAQRDLIRDPTDIMNLYVGSQATGLVPLSSLTTLTEEGVPAELERRSQRRAIQVDMQLPTSIPLEEVVERLRELAAEELPNGVGLVLLGEAEAYEETSREVALTYILAFLIVFLVLAAQFESVNSAIVVMATVPFGIAAAFFALYITGTSINIFSQIGLVMLIGLIAKNSILLVEFADQLRDQGESVREAIENAAEIRLRPIMMTLVSTLLGALPLILSMGAGAESRNAIGWVVFGGLAFAVLFTLYLTPVLYLAIARFTKPRADETNRLENEMKRAGEL, encoded by the coding sequence ATGAAGTTTTCGCCGCAGTTGAATGACTTGCCGTCACTGGCCATTCGTCGACCTATTCTAATCGTTGTTCTTAATCTGCTAATCATTATTGCTGGCTATGCCGCAATTAATGGTGTTGAGGTTCGTGAACTACCGGATGTGGACCGGCCAATTGTCACTGTTTCGGCGAGTTTTCCTGGTGCAGCACCGGAAACGGTGGACACGGAAGTAACGAGTATTCTCGAAGGTGCCGCCGCACGAGTAAGTGGTGTCAAGCAAATCCGAGCCTCAAGCGAAGAGGGTAGCTCTCGAATTGTTGTGGAGTTTCGTCCAGGAATTGACTTGGACAGTGCCGCCAATGAGATGCGCGAAACCGTGAGCCAAGTGCAACGTCGTCTTCCTGAAGAGGTTGAAAATGTTGCGATCATCAAAGCCGATAATGATGCACAAGCGGTTGTGTCACTGGCTGTATCGAGCACGACGCTTGACCTTGAATCGTTAACCGAACGCGTTGAAACCGATTTGGCACCCAACTTTTTAAGTGTTCCGGGTGTAGCTGATGTTCGTCTAAATGGCGATCGTGAACGTGTCCTGCGTGTGATCCTTGATCCGCTTCGTTTGGCTAGTTTCCAATTGACGGTCACGGATGTCGCAAACGTGCTTCGGCAAGCGCCGTTTGATGTTCCCGCTGGGAGTTTAAAATCAACGGATCAACAACTCATTGTGCGCGCGGACGCGAGTTCGGTGACAGTTGATGACGTTGAAAATATTGTGATTCGAGACACCACACGAGTCGGTGACGTTGCAACGGTATACTTCGGACCTGCTGATGCGAACAGTATGGTGCGCCTCGACGGCAAACCGGTCATTGGTCTTGGCATTATTCGTCAGGCCCGCTCAAACACGATCGAAATCTCTGATGAGGTATTAGCGCTAGTTGACCGTCTGAAGCTGCAATACCCAGAGCTTGATATTCAAGTCACCTCAGATGATGCTAAGTTTATCCGTAGTTCCGTCGAAGAGGTTTTTATATCACTTGCGTTAACGATTGCGTTGGTGATCGTCACGTTGTGGGTATTTATCGGATCTGGTCGTGCGACGATCATTCCAGCACTGGCCATTCCAGTTGCTCTGATTGGCTCGATTGCTGTGATTTGGGTGCTCGGCTTCTCAGTAAATATTCTGACGTTGTTGGCATTAGTCCTCGCAACGGGTTTGATTGTTGATGACGCAATCGTCGTCTCAGAAAATATTCAACGTCGGCGTTCACTTGGGCTTGGAGCGAGGGCGTCTGCTGTTGTCGGAACTCGTGAAGTTTTCTTTGCGGTCGTGGCAACGACCGCTGTTCTAGTGGCAGTGTTTGTTCCAATCGCTTTCTTGCCTTCAACAGCGGGGCGTTTATTTAGAGAATTTGGTGGTGTCTTAGCCGCCGCTGTTATTATCTCGTCGTTCGTCGCACTGTCGCTCGTACCTGCATTAACTGCTCGATTACCGCTCAAAGAGTATTCGAAAGAAACAGTGTTGCAGCGTTTCGGCGGCCGTCTTCGTGCAATTTATCGAAAAACTCTGCATTTTGCGCTTGATAAAGCCCTGTGGGTTTTTGTTGGGAGTAGCATCATTGCTGGCATTGCAGGCTATTTATATTTTCAGGTCGATAACGAATTAATGCCGACTGAAGATCGCGGAACCATCCGTATTTTTGCTCGTGGTCCAGACGGTGTAGGTATTGATTTCATGGATCGTCAAGCTCAGAAAATGGAAGAAATACTTCTACCATATGTGAATGGCGGGGCTGTCGATAGTATCAATACCGTGGTCGGACAGTGGGATCCAAATTTAGTTTTTATTACGGTACGGTTGACTGATTGGGAAGAACGCGAGCAAAGCCAACAAGACATTATTAATGAAATCAGTGGCCCATTGGGTGAAATTCCAGGAGCGCCGGCTCGTGCATTTGGTTCGAATAGTCTTAATCTACGGGGCCAAGGCGGCGGATTAGAGTTTGCGTTAACTGGCGAAGAATATGCAGACATCTTCCATGCCGCACAAAAATTCACCGCTCGTTTACAGCAAGAATTGCCAGAAGTCGGGTATCCGCGTATCGGTTATCAACCAACACAGCCGCAACTTCGCGTCAATATTGATCGTAAGCGAGCTGAAGAGTTGGGCGTGCCGTTAAATGATATCTCTACGACGTTGCGAGCAGCAATTAACGGACTTGACGTGACTGATTTAAATATTGGTGACCAGGCCGTTCCGATTATGTTACAAGCGCAACGTGATTTGATTCGCGATCCAACTGACATTATGAATCTTTATGTTGGTTCGCAAGCTACCGGGCTTGTTCCGTTATCGAGTTTAACCACACTCACAGAAGAAGGTGTTCCAGCTGAATTAGAACGCCGCTCACAACGCCGTGCAATTCAGGTTGATATGCAATTACCAACGTCCATTCCATTAGAAGAAGTTGTTGAACGTTTGCGTGAGCTTGCCGCTGAAGAACTCCCAAATGGTGTTGGTCTGGTGCTACTTGGTGAAGCTGAAGCCTATGAAGAAACTTCGCGAGAAGTCGCGTTAACCTACATTTTGGCTTTTTTGATTGTGTTTCTAGTCTTGGCTGCTCAGTTTGAAAGTGTGAACTCAGCGATTGTGGTGATGGCAACGGTACCGTTTGGTATCGCGGCTGCGTTTTTTGCACTGTACATCACTGGCACCTCGATCAATATCTTCTCGCAAATTGGATTGGTGATGCTGATTGGCTTGATCGCGAAAAACTCAATTCTATTAGTTGAATTTGCCGATCAGCTTCGTGATCAAGGTGAATCAGTCCGTGAAGCGATTGAAAATGCAGCCGAAATTCGATTACGCCCAATTATGATGACGCTCGTTTCAACGCTACTAGGTGCACTGCCTTTGATTTTATCAATGGGCGCAGGTGCTGAGTCGCGTAACGCCATTGGTTGGGTCGTCTTCGGTGGCTTAGCTTTTGCAGTTTTATTTACCCTTTATCTAACACCGGTTCTATACTTAGCGATTGCACGTTTTACAAAACCACGTGCTGATGAAACGAATCGCCTTGAGAACGAGATGAAGCGAGCAGGGGAGTTATAA
- the ccoP gene encoding cytochrome-c oxidase, cbb3-type subunit III has translation MSSFWSAWIIVLTLAFLVVIIWLLRWNMSNYTGIKEGELMDHEFDGIVEINNPMPKWWTILFWITIVWGFLYLALYPGLGNFAGLLGWSSSNQDVRSLEESKQATEAAREAGLIVEYDRQIDQAEEKFGPVFAALSERSIEDLAQDPEAVKIGQRLFIQNCAQCHGSNAMGGKGFPNLTDNDWLYGGSPQAIKQTLIAGRNGVMPAQTQFNDQQITELATYVMSLSGRKVDPELAKAGQANFAVCSACHGADAKGNQALGAPNLTDNIWLYGGSQEAIEETLRNGRNGVMPAWKDILGEDKIHVISSYVYGLSQD, from the coding sequence ATGAGTAGCTTCTGGAGTGCATGGATTATTGTCCTAACTTTAGCCTTCTTGGTGGTTATTATCTGGCTATTACGCTGGAACATGAGTAACTACACTGGTATTAAAGAAGGCGAATTAATGGACCACGAATTTGACGGTATCGTGGAAATTAACAACCCAATGCCGAAATGGTGGACCATTTTATTCTGGATCACAATTGTATGGGGTTTCCTCTATTTAGCGCTGTATCCTGGCTTGGGTAACTTTGCCGGCCTACTTGGTTGGAGTAGCTCGAACCAAGATGTTCGTTCATTAGAAGAATCCAAACAAGCAACTGAAGCAGCTCGCGAAGCTGGTTTGATTGTTGAATATGATCGTCAAATCGACCAAGCCGAAGAAAAATTCGGTCCGGTATTTGCTGCTTTATCAGAGCGTTCAATTGAAGATTTGGCACAAGATCCGGAAGCTGTAAAAATCGGTCAACGTTTGTTTATTCAGAACTGTGCTCAGTGCCACGGTTCGAACGCAATGGGCGGTAAAGGCTTCCCTAACCTAACCGACAACGATTGGTTATACGGTGGCAGCCCACAAGCCATTAAACAGACTTTGATTGCTGGTCGTAACGGCGTTATGCCTGCACAAACTCAGTTTAACGATCAACAAATTACTGAGCTTGCAACCTACGTTATGAGTTTAAGTGGTCGTAAAGTTGACCCTGAGTTAGCAAAAGCAGGCCAAGCAAACTTTGCTGTTTGTTCAGCTTGTCATGGCGCTGACGCCAAAGGTAATCAAGCTCTTGGCGCACCAAACTTAACCGATAACATTTGGTTATATGGCGGTTCGCAAGAAGCTATCGAAGAAACTTTACGCAACGGTCGTAACGGTGTCATGCCGGCATGGAAAGATATTCTCGGAGAGGATAAAATCCATGTTATTAGCTCGTACGTTTACGGACTATCGCAGGACTAA
- the ccoO gene encoding cytochrome-c oxidase, cbb3-type subunit II → MSKNVKHAFLEKRVGWLAVAMTIAISIGGLVEITPLLFQKQTNEPVVGLKPYTALQMEGRDIYIREGCNNCHSQMIRPFRSETERYGHYSLAGEHVWERPFLWGSKRTGPDLARVGGRYSDEWHYVHLMNPRDVVPESNMPGFPWLAENTLDGELTAKKMEVFRSFGAPYTDEEIAGAKAAVAGKTEMEALIAYLQVLGTGLTQAE, encoded by the coding sequence ATGAGCAAGAACGTTAAACACGCATTTCTTGAAAAACGTGTTGGTTGGCTGGCGGTAGCCATGACTATCGCCATTTCCATTGGCGGTCTGGTTGAAATTACCCCGCTACTGTTCCAAAAGCAGACGAATGAACCGGTTGTTGGATTAAAACCATATACCGCACTGCAAATGGAAGGCCGTGATATTTATATTCGTGAAGGCTGTAACAACTGTCACAGTCAAATGATCCGCCCTTTCCGTTCGGAAACTGAGCGTTACGGTCATTATTCACTCGCCGGTGAGCACGTATGGGAGCGCCCTTTCTTATGGGGCTCAAAACGTACGGGTCCTGATCTTGCGCGTGTTGGTGGTCGTTATAGTGACGAATGGCACTATGTTCACTTGATGAATCCGCGTGACGTGGTTCCAGAGTCAAACATGCCAGGATTTCCATGGCTCGCTGAAAACACCCTTGATGGTGAGTTGACAGCGAAGAAGATGGAAGTATTCCGTTCATTTGGAGCGCCTTACACCGACGAAGAAATTGCCGGTGCAAAGGCAGCAGTTGCAGGCAAAACAGAAATGGAAGCCTTGATTGCCTATTTGCAAGTGCTTGGAACTGGTTTGACGCAGGCTGAGTAA
- a CDS encoding SPFH domain-containing protein, whose translation MNATNIETILAVGFALAVVIIILKSARIVPQRSNYVIERLGKYSRTLDSGFHILIPFIDKVAYQHILKEEVIDVERQACVTRDNIQVGINGVLYIQVVDAHKASYGINDYRYAASQLAQTTMRSVIGQTDLDKTFEERARINEIVVQALDEAAAPWGIKVLRYEISDIELPMSIKDALEQQMRAERERRAAIAKSEGERQAMINVSEGHKQEVINLSEAEKQKQINEAEGRAREIELIAEATAEGLGKIAQAIQQPGGQDAVSLRVAEQYVKEFGNLAKESNTLILPAQLADIGSAVAGLTEIIKKKS comes from the coding sequence ATGAATGCCACGAATATTGAAACAATATTAGCGGTCGGCTTCGCATTAGCCGTCGTTATCATTATTTTAAAATCGGCGCGTATTGTTCCGCAACGCTCCAATTATGTGATTGAACGACTCGGTAAATATAGTCGCACGCTCGATTCGGGATTTCACATTCTCATTCCCTTTATCGACAAAGTAGCCTATCAGCACATCTTGAAAGAGGAAGTCATTGATGTTGAACGGCAAGCTTGTGTTACCCGCGATAATATTCAGGTAGGTATCAATGGCGTGCTATACATTCAAGTTGTCGATGCTCATAAAGCTAGTTACGGCATCAATGACTATCGTTATGCAGCATCACAGCTCGCACAAACAACGATGCGTTCGGTGATTGGTCAAACTGATCTCGATAAAACCTTTGAAGAACGCGCCCGGATTAATGAAATTGTCGTTCAAGCACTTGATGAAGCAGCAGCGCCATGGGGTATCAAAGTACTCCGCTACGAAATTTCGGATATCGAATTGCCGATGAGTATTAAGGATGCACTTGAACAGCAAATGCGCGCTGAGCGGGAACGACGTGCAGCCATTGCCAAATCTGAAGGCGAGCGGCAAGCGATGATCAACGTGTCTGAGGGGCATAAGCAAGAAGTCATCAACTTGTCAGAAGCAGAAAAGCAAAAGCAGATTAATGAAGCTGAAGGTCGTGCACGCGAAATTGAATTAATTGCTGAAGCTACCGCTGAAGGACTAGGCAAAATAGCACAAGCGATTCAACAACCAGGCGGACAAGATGCCGTTAGCCTGAGGGTTGCCGAACAATATGTGAAAGAATTCGGAAACTTAGCAAAAGAATCCAACACCCTCATTTTACCAGCTCAACTTGCGGATATTGGTAGCGCTGTTGCAGGCTTGACCGAAATCATCAAGAAGAAAAGCTGA
- a CDS encoding cbb3-type cytochrome oxidase subunit 3: MDYITWRSFYTVLVFVLFIGVVWWAYSKGQKKNFDEAANSIFDEDEKSSVTNDSTKQESKNNE, translated from the coding sequence ATGGATTACATCACTTGGCGTAGTTTTTACACCGTATTAGTTTTCGTACTGTTTATTGGTGTGGTTTGGTGGGCTTACAGCAAAGGTCAAAAGAAAAACTTTGATGAAGCCGCCAACTCCATTTTTGACGAAGATGAGAAATCGTCGGTAACCAACGACAGTACCAAACAGGAGTCGAAGAATAATGAGTAG
- the ccoN gene encoding cytochrome-c oxidase, cbb3-type subunit I translates to MSQTNPQQIEYNLKVVRQFAIMTVIWGIIGMTVGVFIAAQLIWPELNFDTPWLTYSRLRPLHTNAVIFAFGTSALMGTSFYIVQKTCKTALFSDKLASFVFWGWQAVIVLAVITLPLGLTSSKEYAELEWPIDILIALVWVAYIIVFFGTLVQRKTSHIYVANWFYGGFIVTIAVLHIVNSMAVPVSFTKSYSLYAGATDAMVQWWYGHNAVGFLLTAGFLGMMYYFVPKQAERPVYSYRLSVVHFWALISLYIWAGPHHLHYTALPDWTQSLGMVMSVILFVPSWGGMINGIMTLSGAWHKLKTDPILRFLIVSLSFYGMSTFEGPMMAIKSVNALSHYTDWTIGHVHSGALGWVAMITIGSLYYLIPRLWNQTQMHNVRWINIHFWLHTIGVVLYIVALWISGVMQGLMWRAVNATDGTLTYSFVESVVASYPFWFIRFVGGLFIVTGMVLMAVNVYRTIRAGKPTVEHVGAASTQPSPAPAATQSA, encoded by the coding sequence ATGAGCCAAACGAATCCACAACAAATCGAATACAACCTAAAGGTCGTACGGCAGTTTGCCATAATGACCGTAATTTGGGGAATCATTGGCATGACAGTCGGCGTATTTATTGCTGCGCAGCTGATCTGGCCAGAATTAAACTTTGACACGCCATGGTTAACCTATTCACGGTTACGTCCATTGCATACCAATGCAGTGATTTTCGCATTCGGTACGTCTGCTTTGATGGGAACATCGTTCTACATTGTTCAGAAAACATGTAAAACAGCGTTATTCTCAGATAAGTTAGCTAGCTTTGTATTTTGGGGCTGGCAAGCGGTTATTGTCCTAGCAGTTATTACTTTGCCGTTAGGTTTAACTAGCTCGAAAGAATATGCCGAGCTTGAATGGCCAATTGATATTTTGATTGCCCTCGTTTGGGTGGCTTATATCATTGTCTTCTTTGGTACGTTGGTGCAGCGCAAAACGTCTCACATTTACGTTGCCAACTGGTTCTATGGCGGTTTTATTGTGACCATCGCCGTGTTGCACATTGTTAACAGCATGGCTGTTCCTGTGTCATTCACAAAATCATACAGCCTCTATGCGGGTGCAACTGATGCAATGGTTCAATGGTGGTATGGGCATAATGCGGTAGGTTTCCTATTAACCGCAGGCTTTTTGGGCATGATGTATTATTTTGTTCCTAAACAAGCTGAACGCCCAGTTTACTCTTATCGCCTATCCGTTGTGCACTTCTGGGCTCTTATCTCGTTATACATTTGGGCCGGTCCGCACCACTTGCACTATACCGCGCTACCAGACTGGACACAGTCGTTAGGTATGGTGATGTCAGTGATTCTATTCGTTCCGTCATGGGGCGGTATGATTAACGGTATCATGACTTTATCAGGTGCGTGGCACAAACTGAAAACCGACCCTATTTTGCGCTTCTTGATCGTGTCATTGTCGTTCTACGGCATGTCAACGTTCGAAGGCCCAATGATGGCGATTAAATCGGTGAATGCGCTGTCTCACTACACTGACTGGACCATTGGCCACGTACACTCAGGTGCACTAGGTTGGGTAGCAATGATCACCATCGGCTCGTTGTACTACCTCATTCCACGTTTGTGGAACCAAACGCAAATGCACAACGTTCGTTGGATCAACATCCACTTCTGGCTACACACCATTGGTGTGGTGCTGTATATCGTCGCCCTCTGGATTTCTGGTGTTATGCAAGGTCTGATGTGGCGTGCGGTGAACGCAACTGACGGTACCTTAACGTATAGTTTCGTTGAGAGTGTCGTTGCGTCGTATCCGTTCTGGTTTATCCGCTTTGTTGGTGGCTTATTTATCGTCACCGGTATGGTATTGATGGCCGTGAACGTGTATCGCACTATTCGTGCTGGCAAACCAACTGTTGAACATGTTGGTGCGGCATCTACACAACCTAGCCCTGCTCCAGCAGCAACTCAGTCAGCCTAA
- a CDS encoding NfeD family protein has translation MSIALIWILVGVALIISELLLTSVVAVFLGIGAIITGLLIHWGLIDDLAIQFAVFGIVSLVSLLLARGRIKRWFTGYTADEDETKPNFQRDIGARVTVVKAFNHGAGRVVLNGVQWDAFSEDDLQVGDTAWVVANEGIQLTVQKERIYSKGEK, from the coding sequence ATGTCTATCGCATTAATATGGATTTTGGTTGGCGTTGCGCTCATTATCTCGGAGCTTTTACTGACCAGCGTTGTTGCTGTGTTTTTAGGCATTGGTGCAATCATAACAGGGCTGTTAATTCATTGGGGATTGATTGATGATTTGGCAATTCAATTTGCGGTTTTCGGAATTGTGAGCTTGGTGAGCCTATTATTGGCCCGAGGTCGTATTAAGCGGTGGTTTACGGGCTACACGGCCGACGAAGATGAAACAAAACCCAATTTTCAACGTGATATTGGAGCTCGAGTTACCGTAGTTAAAGCATTCAATCACGGCGCTGGTCGCGTGGTTTTGAACGGTGTTCAATGGGATGCTTTTTCAGAAGATGACTTACAAGTGGGAGATACCGCTTGGGTCGTGGCAAACGAAGGAATTCAGCTTACGGTGCAAAAAGAACGGATTTATTCTAAAGGAGAAAAATAA
- a CDS encoding FixH family protein, producing the protein MQKPWYKQFWPWFLMLIPFSVVIAMTITLTIASGYGDNPMVVDDYYKKGRGINAQVEKVQAAQALNIEFTFKQTDDAFSLAYTSGKPSQFSALKVNFYHTTLAEKDFTVTLTADAQGVYRGRLPANEEGKWTITITPFDGSWRVTQQVHLPAYRELAIKPLTYGV; encoded by the coding sequence ATGCAAAAGCCTTGGTATAAGCAGTTTTGGCCGTGGTTCTTAATGCTCATCCCATTTTCCGTTGTCATCGCTATGACCATTACATTAACCATAGCCAGTGGTTATGGTGACAACCCGATGGTGGTTGATGATTATTATAAAAAAGGACGTGGTATTAACGCTCAGGTCGAAAAGGTTCAAGCCGCACAAGCGCTGAACATTGAGTTTACGTTTAAGCAAACTGATGATGCCTTTAGCCTCGCCTACACGAGTGGTAAACCATCACAATTTAGTGCATTGAAAGTTAACTTTTATCACACCACCCTTGCCGAGAAAGATTTCACCGTAACCCTTACCGCAGATGCACAAGGTGTCTACCGCGGTCGTCTTCCTGCTAACGAAGAAGGTAAATGGACCATCACCATTACGCCATTCGATGGTAGCTGGCGGGTAACGCAGCAAGTTCACCTTCCTGCCTATCGAGAGCTCGCTATCAAGCCGTTAACTTACGGCGTTTAA
- a CDS encoding SRPBCC domain-containing protein: protein MGQLARALLYGTLAITGVSFGPSAVADVMDSSKEGFTIEFKQTINASVVDVYSGLTDNVGQWWLDDHTWFGNGQSMQLDARAGGCFCEIFGDSQAQHLQVAMIIPNKLVRLLGGLGPLQGEGVSGVMEWRLNNLEETSTELTVFYRVGGYTPNDLSQWAPAVENVLQQQMTAMKTFVENELGAR from the coding sequence ATGGGTCAACTGGCTAGAGCGTTGCTTTATGGAACATTGGCAATCACAGGTGTTAGCTTCGGACCAAGCGCAGTTGCCGACGTTATGGATAGCTCAAAGGAGGGCTTCACCATTGAATTCAAGCAGACCATCAATGCTTCCGTTGTCGACGTATATAGTGGCTTGACTGATAATGTCGGACAATGGTGGCTCGATGATCATACTTGGTTTGGTAATGGTCAGAGCATGCAACTCGATGCACGAGCCGGCGGTTGTTTTTGTGAGATTTTTGGCGATTCACAAGCGCAGCATTTACAAGTAGCGATGATAATTCCGAATAAGCTCGTGCGTTTACTCGGTGGTTTAGGGCCATTACAAGGTGAGGGCGTCAGCGGTGTGATGGAATGGAGGCTCAATAATCTTGAAGAAACGTCGACGGAGCTCACGGTGTTTTATCGTGTCGGCGGTTATACACCAAATGATTTAAGTCAATGGGCACCCGCAGTCGAGAACGTTTTGCAACAGCAAATGACAGCCATGAAAACTTTTGTTGAAAATGAATTGGGAGCTCGCTAA
- a CDS encoding efflux RND transporter periplasmic adaptor subunit has product MQWLNRLVIIGTLVTCAGGTSVVHAQQWGGGDRAALVVMQPVGFERVQRYVESVGYAEAKRSVELYPAVSDLVLEVNFQPGQQVEKGDVLVRLDDRQQQVDLQRARIQLEDAERTLKRLTTSRQQGAIAQSELDVAMTARDLLKVAVREAEVAYEDRQVRAPFDGIVGITDVEAGDRITTQTLITTIDQRQQLYIDFNAPEAAIELLQDGAELVVRPWTSRDTKIAAEIVEIDSRVDITNRTIRVRAAIDNSNDLYRPGMSFRVALAYQGDSYAVVPEAALMWSADGAYVWVAKDGKAQRVNVNIQQRLEGRILVSGELQLGDNLIVEGVQTIRNGQSVREATAEAQL; this is encoded by the coding sequence ATGCAGTGGTTAAATCGGTTGGTTATCATCGGAACGCTTGTTACGTGTGCAGGGGGAACTTCGGTCGTTCACGCGCAGCAGTGGGGTGGTGGTGATCGTGCAGCATTAGTTGTGATGCAGCCGGTTGGCTTCGAACGCGTTCAGCGCTACGTTGAGTCGGTTGGCTATGCCGAAGCTAAGAGATCGGTTGAATTATATCCTGCCGTCAGTGATCTGGTTTTAGAAGTAAACTTTCAACCCGGACAACAAGTTGAGAAAGGCGATGTTTTAGTTCGCTTAGACGATCGTCAGCAACAAGTGGATTTACAACGAGCTCGAATTCAACTCGAGGATGCAGAACGTACATTAAAGCGCCTAACCACGAGTCGACAGCAGGGTGCAATTGCGCAAAGTGAGCTCGATGTCGCAATGACAGCGCGAGATTTATTGAAAGTTGCAGTCCGTGAAGCTGAAGTCGCCTACGAGGACCGCCAAGTTCGAGCCCCTTTTGACGGAATCGTTGGTATTACCGACGTCGAGGCGGGCGATAGAATTACCACTCAAACCCTGATTACGACAATCGATCAACGTCAACAATTGTATATTGACTTTAACGCGCCAGAAGCAGCTATTGAATTATTGCAAGATGGCGCCGAATTGGTTGTCCGACCCTGGACTAGCCGCGATACCAAAATCGCTGCTGAAATAGTCGAGATCGATTCGCGTGTTGATATCACCAATCGCACGATTCGCGTTCGCGCCGCCATTGATAACAGCAATGATTTATACCGTCCAGGCATGAGCTTTCGTGTCGCACTTGCATATCAAGGTGATAGTTACGCGGTTGTCCCGGAGGCGGCATTAATGTGGAGTGCTGATGGTGCCTATGTTTGGGTGGCCAAAGACGGCAAAGCTCAGCGTGTAAATGTCAATATCCAACAACGTCTTGAAGGTCGTATTTTAGTGTCAGGTGAATTGCAACTCGGTGATAATTTAATTGTTGAAGGTGTTCAAACCATACGCAATGGGCAGTCAGTTCGAGAGGCAACAGCGGAGGCACAGTTATGA